The DNA window TTGCAATGGATTTGAAGGAAATCTTGCTGCAATTGTATACAATGTCATGGAGATCATGCTGGGAATATTGTGCAGTTCTTCCTCTTGTCTTTATTAGACTAATTTCTGTAGTTGTTGTTTGAGATGAAATTATGGAATTAATCTTTGATATTTGGAAGATCCGATGGACAAGATATGAACTTCAAAAGTTTGAAGAAGCTCTTTGCCCTGCCTGAAGATTTGATGTCGGTTGTGCTGTCTCATGTTTTCTCAGTTGAACGGAACCAAAGAAAAATGTTAGAGAGATAATATTTACACTCTACTCCAAATGATTCTGTATACACGGGTGTTGGgaatattcaagatttttttaaattatattaaaaatagataaatatggGAAATAACTAAATAAAAAGAACAGAATAAGGTAACATCTTTGGAGTAAAAATTGTTATTTCTGAATTCACTTTTTATTTGTATTTCAGATGCAAGTGAAACTTTCATAATGATTAATGGGACTGTGCTGAGACCTCAAATGTCCTTGAGGAACCATAACATTTTGGAATCATTCCTTAATCAAAACACTAGTCCCAGTTTGGCAGACAGTTCAAGTTTGCCTCGTGAAAACTCATTATCAAGATCTTCCAAATTGGGTTTGCTTCATCAAATAGAAGAAAGTGAAAATGACTTGTTTGTTGGAAATCATTTAAATCCACGCTTGGCTACTTCAAAAGCCGCAAATATACCTTATTTAGGTAGAATGAATCAAAGACCATCTTATGAGAGAGAAACACTATATACTCCACAGAGGAGAGGAAAGTATCTTCATCGGAACATTGGTGGAAGAAATCATGGCAGTCATCGCCATCAGAATTTAGCTCGTTCTGTTAAAGTTCCGTTGACTGGTGTTCCACGTGATTCCCGCATGTATGGGCTACCTGTGGAAGCAGGTTCTCAACTTTATTCACAGAATAATTTTAAAGAACGCGGAGTAACGAAGAGAGTTAAGAGACAACTTGAATTGGATCAACAAGCAAATAACAGTGAGAAAGTGGAAACTACAATTTTAATAATCCCAGAAACAACGATAGAACAACCAGAAGTCATATATGAATTTGAATCAATTCGCCCAGATATTAAGGAATTGAGTATTTCGACCCCTGCAGAGCCAAACACCAAGGCTATAGAGTCAGCAGATACTCCCCAAGTAATAGGGTTGCTACCTGAAAAAATAATTGAAGTGGGATATAATGTTAAAGCTAAACACAAGCCAGTTCTGAGGACAGCACACCATCCTAGACATTTCAGCCATGATCTTCAACAGGTTGAGATGACTGATCCTGGTGTTAATGAACCTGTTACTATTTCAGATGAATCTTGGCACAAGCCTCTAGGTGAGTTCCTGGATAATGCTGTGCAGAAAAATGTTGTAAGTTTCAGTCCAACTCCTGCAATGCAGCCCAGCACCCAACTTTCTCAAGATGAAATTGTAAGACAATTCAAAGAGGCATTTAAGAAATATAAAGAGGCTAATTACAATCAACAGCTAGGTGATGTCACTGAATCTGAGCAACTGACGACCAGCAATCCAGGCATAGTCACACAGGAAGGCAATAACGATTCATTTTCCTCAGAACATCCCAAGAAAATAATAaaggaatcagttaaaagttctTCATCAGTTAATTCTAAATTGAAAACAAACATTGATGATATGTTTGAGGCGAAAGTCAATGAAGAAGTGCGAGCTGTAGAACCCAACAAAGAAATACAAACTCTACTTGCTCATGCAATAAGAATAATTAAATTAGATTGTCTAAAACAAGAATTAAATGCTGCTTGTAGTGACC is part of the Narcine bancroftii isolate sNarBan1 chromosome 12, sNarBan1.hap1, whole genome shotgun sequence genome and encodes:
- the LOC138746599 gene encoding leucine-rich repeat-containing protein 37A-like isoform X2; its protein translation is MPRGIALAILLLLGHFHIGLMLPIPSTGELQDASCPVLCTCTSWLLSCIGAGKWRQLDSVPYVRGTSYVFNTVELGENDITTIKESTWLPFRWTETLDLHENHLETLEKDSFEGLILLKKLNLSGNVISKIAGFVFQSLPFLEILDLSGNKITILYDGTFKSWHGLPFLRHLNLNSNPLEVIEKDAFDKLPSMQYLGLLGTKLSFQMMYPAFMAVPNIVQLDLPDRVRCCLCYIAQTIEILFNVKVDCSTPCASDASCDASETFIMINGTVLRPQMSLRNHNILESFLNQNTSPSLADSSSLPRENSLSRSSKLGLLHQIEESENDLFVGNHLNPRLATSKAANIPYLGRMNQRPSYERETLYTPQRRGKYLHRNIGGRNHGSHRHQNLARSVKVPLTGVPRDSRMYGLPVEAGSQLYSQNNFKERGVTKRVKRQLELDQQANNSEKVETTILIIPETTIEQPEVIYEFESIRPDIKELSISTPAEPNTKAIESADTPQVIGLLPEKIIEVGYNVKAKHKPVLRTAHHPRHFSHDLQQVEMTDPGVNEPVTISDESWHKPLGEFLDNAVQKNVVSFSPTPAMQPSTQLSQDEIVRQFKEAFKKYKEANYNQQLGDVTESEQLTTSNPGIVTQEGNNDSFSSEHPKKIIKESVKSSSSVNSKLKTNIDDMFEAKVNEEVRAVEPNKEIQTLLAHAIRIIKLDCLKQELNAACSDLLAKIGHLMKLYEGKGYLPEVGSWNPSLSQNIKDGKEMEIFPPPITQPKPEEKPYRGHERGSYVPNYTEMYTEEPKANQHEAADATVIYHFVIGSEWKKKRDCGQMTSIF
- the LOC138746599 gene encoding leucine-rich repeat-containing protein 37A-like isoform X3, whose amino-acid sequence is MPRGIALAILLLLGHFHIGLMLPIPSTGELQDASCPVLCTCTSWLLSCIGAGKWRQLDSVPYVRGTSYVFNTVELGENDITTIKESTWLPFRWTETLDLHENHLETLEKDSFEGLILLKKLNLSGNVISKIAGFVFQSLPFLEILDLSGNKITILYDGTFKSWHGLPFLRHLNLNSNPLEVIEKDAFDKLPSMQYLGLLGTKLSFQMMYPAFMAVPNIVQLDLPDRVRCCLCYIAQTIEILFNVKVDCSTPCASDASCDASETFIMINGTVLRPQMSLRNHNILESFLNQNTSPSLADSSSLPRENSLSRSSKLGLLHQIEESENDLFVGNHLNPRLATSKAANIPYLGRMNQRPSYERETLYTPQRRGKYLHRNIGGRNHGSHRHQNLARSVKVPLTGVPRDSRMYGLPVEAGSQLYSQNNFKERGVTKRVKRQLELDQQANNSEKVETTILIIPETTIEQPEVIYEFESIRPDIKELSISTPAEPNTKAIESADTPQVIGLLPEKIIEVGYNVKAKHKPVLRTAHHPRHFSHDLQQVEMTDPGVNEPVTISDESWHKPLGEFLDNAVQKNVVSFSPTPAMQPSTQLSQDEIVRQFKEAFKKYKEANYNQQLGDVTESEQLTTSNPGIVTQEGNNDSFSSEHPKKIIKESVKSSSSVNSKLKTNIDDMFEAKVNEEVRAVEPNKEIQTLLAHAIRIIKLDCLKQELNAACSDLLAKIGHLMKLYEGKGYLPEVGSWNPSLSQNIKDGKEMEIFPPPITQPKPEEKPYRGHERGSYVPNYTEMYTEEPKSRNPKIRTFQGFGWSGFSGKFKKE